Proteins from one Deinococcota bacterium genomic window:
- a CDS encoding guanylate kinase gives MTDRDRLNPTVHGQPPLPLLVVLSGPSGVGKDSVLMRMRELGFPFHFIVTATDRPQRPGEIGGVDYHFVTTEQFEKMIAEEELLEWARVYDDYKGIPKWDVRGGLSSGKDVMLRIDVQGARTVKRLAPEAVLIFLAPSNMDDLRQRLQWRRTDSLDQIEQRLVRATGEMEHIGLFDYVVINAPAQLDAAVGQIRSIIAAEKQRVFPRRVSL, from the coding sequence GTGACGGACAGAGATCGGCTAAACCCCACGGTTCATGGACAGCCACCCTTGCCGCTGCTGGTCGTGCTCTCCGGGCCGTCCGGGGTCGGCAAGGACAGCGTCTTGATGCGTATGCGCGAGCTCGGCTTTCCCTTTCACTTCATCGTGACGGCCACCGACCGCCCGCAGCGGCCGGGCGAGATCGGCGGCGTCGACTACCACTTCGTGACCACCGAGCAGTTTGAAAAGATGATCGCCGAAGAGGAGCTGCTCGAGTGGGCCCGGGTCTACGACGACTACAAGGGCATTCCCAAGTGGGACGTCCGCGGCGGCTTGTCCAGCGGCAAAGACGTGATGCTGCGGATCGACGTCCAGGGCGCGAGGACCGTCAAGAGGCTGGCGCCGGAGGCGGTGCTCATCTTTCTGGCGCCGAGCAACATGGACGACCTGCGCCAGCGCCTGCAGTGGCGGCGCACCGACTCGCTCGATCAGATCGAGCAGCGCCTGGTCAGGGCCACCGGCGAGATGGAGCACATCGGGCTCTTCGACTACGTGGTGATCAACGCCCCTGCCCAGCTGGACGCGGCCGTCGGCCAGATCCGTTCGATCATCGCCGCCGAAAAGCAGCGCGTGTTCCCGCGCCGGGTGAGCCTGTAG
- a CDS encoding DUF4394 domain-containing protein yields the protein MQHLRLQHLRRLQATRFSLWAVSLLLVLIVGACAGLPQPQPVETTPQVSVSAPFAQSETDEAIYSGTVSESNVTVTGSANSAVDRLRYKLNETGWEDADLSASDFSFPVSGLLEGSNTVALRIDGEDGSIVVIVIVIIFDPGDGALPVVNPDPNPRDMVALTADNTLVFFNSGAPQDTDTLPVSGIEGALLGIDFRPADGRLYGLSSTNRLYSIDTETGEATEKSRLSEGFEGGAMSGFDFNPVPDRLRLTASNNQNFRVNVDTGEVIVDGTLAYVDGDDNAGAEPSITASAYTNAFDGAEETELYNIDAELDILVLQDPPNDGGLQTVGPLGVDFAAEGGFDIVTVNGDNLAYAVSESALFAVDLTTGAATPLGMVSGGPYRGLAVVLPSAD from the coding sequence ATGCAACACCTACGTCTTCAACATCTTCGACGTCTTCAAGCCACCCGCTTCAGCCTCTGGGCGGTAAGCCTGCTGCTCGTTCTCATCGTCGGCGCCTGCGCCGGTCTGCCGCAGCCGCAGCCCGTCGAAACAACTCCCCAAGTCAGCGTCTCGGCGCCCTTCGCGCAGAGCGAAACCGACGAGGCGATCTACAGCGGCACCGTGAGCGAGAGCAACGTGACCGTCACGGGCAGCGCCAACAGCGCGGTCGACCGCCTGCGCTACAAACTGAACGAGACGGGCTGGGAGGACGCCGACCTCTCCGCTAGCGACTTCAGCTTCCCCGTCAGCGGTCTCTTGGAAGGTTCGAACACCGTGGCGCTGCGCATCGACGGCGAGGACGGCTCGATCGTCGTGATCGTCATCGTCATCATCTTCGACCCCGGTGACGGCGCCCTTCCGGTCGTCAACCCCGACCCGAACCCGCGGGACATGGTGGCCTTGACGGCGGATAACACCCTGGTCTTCTTCAACTCCGGCGCGCCCCAAGACACCGACACGCTCCCCGTGAGCGGCATCGAGGGCGCCCTCTTGGGCATCGACTTCCGTCCCGCCGACGGCCGCCTCTACGGCCTCTCCTCGACCAACAGGCTCTACAGCATCGACACCGAGACGGGCGAAGCCACTGAAAAGAGCCGCCTCTCGGAAGGTTTTGAAGGCGGCGCGATGTCCGGCTTCGACTTCAACCCGGTGCCCGACAGGTTGCGCCTGACCGCCAGCAACAACCAGAACTTCAGGGTCAACGTCGACACCGGCGAGGTTATCGTCGACGGCACGCTCGCCTATGTTGACGGCGACGACAACGCCGGCGCCGAGCCCAGCATCACCGCCTCGGCCTACACCAACGCCTTTGACGGCGCCGAGGAGACCGAACTTTACAACATCGACGCCGAGCTCGATATCCTCGTCCTGCAAGACCCGCCCAACGACGGCGGCTTGCAGACCGTCGGCCCCTTGGGCGTCGACTTCGCCGCCGAGGGCGGCTTCGACATCGTGACGGTGAACGGCGACAACCTCGCCTACGCCGTCTCCGAGTCGGCCCTGTTCGCGGTCGACCTCACTACGGGCGCGGCGACCCCGTTGGGCATGGTCTCCGGCGGCCCCTACCGCGGCCTCGCCGTCGTTCTCCCGAGCGCCGACTAG